A single Oncorhynchus tshawytscha isolate Ot180627B linkage group LG01, Otsh_v2.0, whole genome shotgun sequence DNA region contains:
- the LOC112215506 gene encoding hepatocyte nuclear factor 6-like, with translation MELTMENIGNLHGVSHSHQTGDLMNSPHHARQSLASHRNLVSHGRSAMVSSMASILDGSGEYRTDHALSGPLHPAMTMSCDSGMTMSSTYTTLTPLQHLPPISTVSDKFHHHPHPHAHHHPAHQRLAAGNVSGSFTLMRDDRSLASMGNLYGHYPKDMSGMCQSLSPLSNGLGSLHNSQQTLCAYGPGAHLSNDKMLSSGGFESHAAMLSRSEDHLSRGLGGHGAGIMSSLNVMPHHSHPHSQANGSMLSDRERQTAGGGQGGGSGQVEEINTKEVAQRITAELKRYSIPQAIFAQRILCRSQGTLSDLLRNPKPWTKLKSGRETFRRMWKWLQEPEFQRMSALRLAACKRKEQEHHKDRNMVPKKQRLVFTDLQRRTLIAIFKENKRPSKEMQITISQQLGLELNTVSNFFMNARRRCVDRWHDEHSTSPGQPGTSATTFSKA, from the exons ATGGAACTTACAATGGAAAACATTGGAAATCTGCACGGCGTATCTCACTCTCATCAAACGGGTGACTTAATGAACTCTCCGCACCACGCACGGCAGTCCTTGGCGTCGCATCGGAACTTGGTGTCACACGGACGTTCAGCCATGGTGTCCAGTATGGCCTCAATATTAGATGGATCTGGGGAGTATCGCACAGATCATGCATTGTCCGGTCCCTTGCACCCCGCAATGACCATGTCCTGCGACTCCGGGATGACCATGAGTAGCACTTACACTACGCTGACGCCGCTGCAGCACCTGCCTCCCATATCCACCGTCTCGGATAAAtttcaccaccatccccacccgcACGCCCACCACCACCCGGCGCACCAGCGACTCGCCGCCGGCAACGTCAGTGGCAGCTTCACCCTGATGCGGGACGACAGGAGCCTTGCCTCGATGGGCAATCTCTATGGCCACTACCCTAAAGACATGTCCGGCATGTGCCAGTCGCTGTCCCCTCTCTCCAACGGCCTCGGGTCTTTGCACAACTCTCAGCAGACTCTTTGCGCTTATGGTCCTGGCGCCCACCTCTCCAACGACAAAATGCTCTCGTCCGGAGGCTTCGAGTCTCACGCAGCGATGCTGTCCCGGAGCGAGGACCACCTGAGCCGGGGATTGGGGGGGCACGGGGCCGGGATCATGTCATCCCTGAACGTTATGCCCCATCACAGCCATCCGCACTCTCAGGCTAACGGGTCCATGCTCTCTGATCGCGAGAGGCAGACGGCGGGGGGCGGGCAGGGAGGTGGTTCGGGGCAGGTGGAAGAAATAAACACCAAGGAGGTGGCACAGCGAATAACGGCGGAGCTTAAGCGCTACAGCATTCCCCAGGCCATCTTCGCACAGCGGATCTTGTGTCGGTCCCAGGGAACCCTGTCTGACCTGCTGAGGAACCCTAAACCCTGGACTAAACTCAAGTCTGGCCGGGAAACCTTCCGGAGGATGTGGAAGTGGCTGCAGGAACCCGAGTTCCAGAGAATGTCGGCGCTCAGACTAGCAG CCTGCAAGCGCAAGGAGCAGGAGCATCACAAAGACCGCAACATGGTGCCCAAAAAGCAGCGGCTGGTCTTCACGGACCTGCAGCGCCGCACACTCATCGCCATCTTCAAGGAGAACAAGCGCCCGTCCAAGGAGATGCAGATCACCATCTCCCAGCAGCTGGGCCTGGAGCTCAACACTGTCAGCAACTTCTTCATGAATGCCCGGCGCCGCTGCGTGGACCGCTGGCACGACGAGCACAGCACCAGCCCCGGCCAGCCGGGCACCTCGGCCACCACTTTCTCCAAGGCCTGA